From one Colletotrichum destructivum chromosome 3, complete sequence genomic stretch:
- a CDS encoding Putative AAA+ ATPase domain, ATPase, AAA-type, core, producing the protein MIYLGKMDFSTLLRGNFTAMAENMTRGKSYTGNSKMMESLLPMLGGQFNPVFRSLLLLYQMIGSNLGIDPTLVLTLVGFLWAANRVARQVYGAVFRLIQENFMSSIHITSTDEIYTHMMKWLALQPLMASSRSLTAETVSKTAWEEEEELEALQTRTIAGSGGGNTEYLNFSNQEAKAPPRYVPAVGVHGFWFRGRYFRLQRKLQNVFDGEANYGTFRKEEDLIVSCFGRSPAPIKQLLLFVKEFYYQDHYARTTIKRPSPAPMRRYGGRYNWSQVANRPVRPMRTVVLDPKQKGQVLADMNEYLHPATPRWYANRGIPLRRGYLFYGPPGTGKTSLSFALAGVFGLDIFVISLLEPTLTEEDLGTLFNSLPRRCVVLLEDIDTAGLSRADEEPEAAPSDGKDNAKSDGDKEERGKKTNKDDWKVSDLARALKKEAKDDKKGISLSGLLNAIDGVASQEGRILVMTTNKPESLDEALIRPGRVDLQVGFTNATPAQATELFQRMYEADGASPAKRIDGHVAPPTHPAPPITVNDGTSSTSSSSSSLTFLSASTASPTKPFSSDKPLSAELATEAEKKHHFDSEELRRIAAEFGALIPDGLFSPAEIQGFLLKRKKDPRRALKETAEWVEGMRLQKENRTKVLKVQ; encoded by the exons ATGATATACTTAGGCAAGATGGATTTCTCGACCCTTCTCAGGGGCAACTTTacggccatggccgagaacatGACCAGAGGGAAATCCTACACTGGCAACAGCAAAATGATGGAGAGTCTTCTGCCCATGTTGGGCGGACAGTTCAACCCGGTCTTTCGGTCCCTGCTTCTGCTATATCAGATGATTGGCTCTAACCTTGGTATCGACCCGACTTTAGTCCTGACACTGGTTGGTTTCTTATGGGCTGCCAATAGAGTCGCTCGTCAAGTATACGGCGCTGTATTCCGACTGATCCAGGAAAACTTCATGAGCAGCATTCACATCACTAGCACAGATGAGATTTACACGCACATGATGAAATGGTTAGCACTGCAGCCGCTGATGGCGAGCTCTCGCTCTTTAACGGCCGAGACTGTAAGCAAGACCGCatgggaagaggaagaggaactCGAGGCGCTGCAGACGAGGACCATTGCTGGTAGTGGCGGTGGCAACACGGAATACCTCAACTTTTCTAATCAAGAAGCTAAAGCT CCTCCCAGATATGTCCCTGCAGTGGGCGTCCATGGTTTCTGGTTCAGAGGTCGCTACTTTAGACTGCAGCGAAAGTTGCAGAACGTGTTCGATGGCGAGGCGAACTACGGGACGTTcagaaaggaggaggatctcATCGTGTCGTGCTTCGGCCGGAGCCCAGCCCCCATCAAACAATTACTTTTGTTTGTCAAAGAATTCTATTACCAGGACCACTACGCCCGCACAACGATCAAACGCCCGAGCCCCGCACCGATGCGCCGGTACGGTGGGCGTTACAACTGGAGCCAGGTTGCCAACCGCCCCGTCCGACCCATGAGGACCGTCGTTCTTGATCCGAAGCAAAAGGGCCAGGTACTTGCTGACATGAATGAGTATCTTCATCCGGCGACCCCTCGCTGGTACGCTAACCGTGGTATCCCACTGCGTCGTGGGTATCTCTTTTATGGACCACCTGGGACCGGCAAGACCTCGCTGTCGTTTGCGTTAGCCGGCGTCTTCGGTCTTGACATCTTTGTCATCTCCCTGCTTGAGCCGACATTGACAGAGGAAGACCTTGGGACGCTATTCAACTCACTGCCCCGTCGTTGCgtggtgctgctggaggaTATCGACACGGCAGGCCTGAGCCGTGCGGATGAGGAGCCCGAAGCCGCTCCCTCGGACGGCAAAGACAACGCAAAGTCCGACGGCGACAAAGAAGAACGGGGCAAGAAGACGAACAAGGACGACTGGAAGGTGTCTGACCTCGCGCGTGCcctgaagaaggaggccaaggacgacaaAAAGGGCATCTCGTTGTCTGGACTCTTGAACGCTATCGACGGTGTGGCTTCGCAAGAGGGCCGCATTCTGGTCATGACAACAAACAAGCCCGAGTCTCTAGACGAGGCGTTGATCAGACCCGGCCGTGTCGACCTGCAGGTAGGCTTCACCAACGCGACCCCTGCGCAAGCAACAGAGCTCTTCCAGCGCATGTATGAGGCAGATGGTGCCTCTCCGGCCAAGCGCATCGACGGGCATGTCGCTCCGCCCACCCACCCCGCGCCGCCCATCACCGTGAACGACGGCACGTCttccacgtcgtcgtcgtcgtcgtccttgacgTTCTTGTCTGCCTCGACTGCTTCACCTACAAAGCCGTTCTCTTCCGACAAGCCCTTGTCCGCGGAGCTTGctaccgaggccgagaagaaaCATCATTTCGACAGCGAGGAGCTCAGACGGATCGCCGCCGAGTTTGGCGCCCTGATCCCGGATGGACTGTTCAGCCCAGCCGAGATCCAGGGGTTTTTGCTCAAACGAAAGAAGGACCCTAGACGCGCGCTGAAGGAAACGGCTGAGTGGGTTGAGGGAATGCGACTGCAGAAGGAGAACCGGACCAAGGTGCTTAAGGTACAGTGA